The genomic interval tataaaataaagctgtgaGATAGCATATGTTGATTGGTAGCAAATATCTTCCAGATGCTTGGAAGCATGAGATTCAGTGTAGGAGTTACtttgataaaaatattgcaCCATTGCTGCCAGCTCAATGTATGTATTCAAAATAGAAGGATTTCGGAAACCCTTGTGAGACCAATACCAACACTTAGTAGTAAAGGTCAGTACATACATTCCTAGTAAAGAGCCCACAGCTGTCATGGCTCTGAGATTTGCTGCACAGCAAGGTTGGGATTCCTGTGACAGTTTAAAGCCATGACTGCTCCCTGTGTTTTGCTACCTCATTAAGAAATTTAGAGGGATGAAGCAGACCTTATTTTTCTCATGATGCTGGTGCCTGAGTTGGCTTCATCTGGCATAAgatgagctgctggctgcagtgcccaggcaggggaTGGTAGAGGTGCCTTACATGGGCACTAGCTGCTGCAGGACCTACCTCTGAAACCTATGAGCTAAAATCTTGCTGGTGTTTCAATAACAATGTGTCCCAGCATCCTCCTTCCACCTGCTTGGAATCATCCTCACAAGAAGGGATAGATGAGTACCAACACCCATGGTGGGCAGTGCCTGTGGAAGACCTGCAGATGCAATGAGACAAGCACAGGTCAGCACTTGGgcaccctgcctgcagcacctaCCTCTGGGTGGTGGAGGTGGGTGGAGAGGGACTtgcctgtgcccagcagtgAGGAAACCTGACTCCTGGGAGCTGGATCCCAAACAAACAGCACCGCCAACACTgcaaaaaacaagcagcaaaggagaaacagtcagaaaagggaaaaggtcTCCTCCTCCGAGCCTGAGACACCACTGAGGTAAGAAAGCTTACCAACACCGcaaaaagcaagcagcaaaggagaaacagtcagaaaagagaaaaggtctCCTCCTCTGAGCCTGAGACACCACTGAGGTAAGAAAGCTtcactaaataaaaaatattcagtaaaaCCTTGCTTAATATTGGGGGCATCTGATAATTTGTATGATCAGATACCCCCACTCTTACCTGCAAGGAAAATTCTCAGCCAGAGAAGGGCTCTGACCTTACTGACAAAGGTCCCAGGTGgtgtcacagcagcactgcatgtTGTATGGCCTTTGTGCCTCACAGCCCTCTGGTGAGGGTCATGGCATCATTCTGATGGGTCCCACCAGCAGTTTCACCATACTCTTGGTTGTTCCCTTCAGTTggaggatttttattttccctgccagcagcGGCTTTGTCACTGATGTTCTTTTGGCTCATGTAATTGGTGTTTAGTTGGATTTACAAATAGAGGGAAATTTGTGACTCCCTGAAGATAGACACTAGCTGCTCCATCAAGGCAATCAGGGCTGCAAAGGGTTGGGATGAGCAAAACATAGTTTTGGTAGGAACTGTTGGGAGGTTTACTGTGCCTGCACAGATTTCTGGTGTCATTTGAGCTGCTGGAGAGTGTACCACCTGCTTACCAGCTGCTGTTTGAGACTAGTGTGGTTATTACATTAGGTACTATCCaccatcctgctgcctctgagggTGTCTGGTGATTATGGGGTgctggaggtggctctgcagccTTCTGCTTGAGCACTAGAGCCTTGCTGTGAGTTCTGTACATCAGCACCAGGGATCAGGGCTCTTTCCCCTTTTGTGGAAGAGTTGTGGCGCTTTCCAGAAGGAAGGCATGTAGCCCAGAGCAGGTGCCAGTGAAATGCTCCAACACCCCTCAGCAAACAGTAGCAGGGTATCCCAGACCAGGATGTGTGGGCAAAGGCCCAGGGCTCAATGCTTGTCCTGCCAGCActgtgagctgtgcctgccacAGACGTTTTGGAGGAGACCCCACAGGGGTGTGATGTGGCAGCTTGGGGCAGAATGTGTTTGCAGGTCCCTAATCataaaggaacagaaaaggagaaaaacaggtgTCCAGATTTTGTTATTGCAAAGCCTTTGGCTTTTCACATTAAGTCCTTTCCTGTGGGCACTTCCAAGCACCTTGTTTGGTTTCTGTTGAGCCAGTTCCACTTGGAAATAGTCTCTAGCTGTTGGCCATCACAATCAGCTGGTGGCACTgcgtgctgctggcagctgttgCTGCCTCCGAGGACATTGCTGAGAGACAGATGTAACCAATATCCTTTGCATCTTCTTGGATGCTGGAGTGTAATGATCTGTGACAGCAAGGTCAATGTATGTGACCTGACTGACTAATCTGACATTAGTCCTTAATGACTTCCTTCTAATTGTACCTCAGGATAGGATCAAGGTATCCATCCTGGAGTACTGTAATTCCATGCTTTCTGTGTTCATGCTGCCCTCTCTCTCAAACTGTATTTTGTATCTTTCATTAGGTGCTCTCAGCCATTAATTCCCTCCAGCTCTcgccctcctgcagcctccccagtCTCTGCTGGTTGGCTGTGAGCGCAGCCTGGGCCAAGCCCAGCACTCCTGAAGGGAGGTAATCAAAGGAGAGGGTGTCAGCAAAGTGCAGAGGTGTTGAGCCCTCCTCTGCAGTGCCTGAGCATGCACTCCACAGGAAAGCTTGTGGATTTAAGCAATCAGTGTGCTTAATCCCTGCTCTggcattaaaatgaaattttctgttGAGGAAAAGCAACAGTGGTAAGGCCAAAAGATCTAGTGCTGAAAGCCAGAAACACTGGCGGAGGAATCCAGCTTCCAGTTGCAATCCAGAATGCATGGCTGTGTTTATGGACGCCCTGAGAGGATGGGGATTAGCCTGGCAAGGGATGAGGCAGAGGGGCTGGTTCACCGTGGGAAGCTGTGTACTGCTTGGGTGAGGAGCTCAATGCTacccctgcacccccaaaatcctggggtTAGGGTCACCTAGTTCTGCCTCACTGGGGTCTCCCACCAGGCTATTGCAGAGTGCAGTACCTCTACTGCCCACTCAAACTCCGCTGGGGAGCCTCCAACAGGGGCAACAGCTACTGGTTGTTCATGTCTTGGCTCCTGGAGATGCAGCATCTTTTAGACTGGCACTGCATTTcactgagctctgggctggggaagcTATCACATGCTCTCTTATCTTAGCAGGTCTTCTCCAGTCTTCTCTAAGGCATTCCCTAGACGTTCCCTAAAATCAGCTAGTGTGATGTGATGACCAATATCTCCCAGTTCAACTAACTTACCCTGTGATGTTTCCATGTGTTTTACACCAAAACCCTAATGGGAAGGGACATCTTCCAGTAGCTGCATGAAACAAACTCATATTTGACTGTATCTGAATGTTTCCACTCCAGTGTGAGAAACTGCCTTGCTGTTTTCTTGCTCAGGTGACTTTGTGACTGTTGTGAGGTATCACAGGTAAATCCTAGCCTTGCCCACAGTGACAgtggatcccagcaggagctgagatggCCACTGCACCAAAAGAGGCAGAAAACGCTATTGGCTTGGAGGAAATCCATGAAGAGAGACAAGAACCACCAAAAGGTGGGTTTGTATTGACAAGAGTAGGAATCTGGGTCCTTGTTTAGCTGACATAGAAGAAGGGTCCTCAGTCGTGCCACTCCAGCTACCTAAAACCCTCCGTACATGGAGCCACAACTTCAGCATCCTACGCCCCCTCCCACCACACCCACCAGCCCAGTGACTGCTGCCTAAGGCAGTGGGAAGAGCTGGCTTTTCTCAGGCCTCTGCTTTGTGTAAACATTTTATTACATTGGTAATTTGAGTATTCATTTACTtgggataattttttaaatgttactctgtctcaaaagcattttaaattgtACAAGGCTGTTCTTCCTCCGTTTGCACTGGCTGCTGTGTCTTGTCACCAGGACATCCAGAGGCTGGTCAGTGGACATGAAACTGGTAGATGTTTCCAGGCTTTTGCCTGGTGCAGTCCCACAGTggcatgaaaaatattttttatgaagaAGCAGTACAATTTGACTGCTGACAGTTTTTGtgtcttaattttcttttcatgtttagTGCAAAAGACATTTACAGTGGAAGAAGCTGTGGAAACCATTGGGTTTGGGAGGTTCCATATCATGCTTTTCCTCATcatgggcagcactggggtAGGTATCTGCAGCCATCTGTGCTGGCCTGAAAAAAGctttcttctaatttttctcATTACCATGCAATAAAACCAGAAGCACATACTGCTGCCAGCCCATTTTATCCTGCACATACCTTCTCAAGCAGTATTTCTGCTATTTTCATCTTTGGTGAGAGTAGATTTTGACCCCATTGATATCAGACCTATTTCAGGGCAAAGCTGAGCAGGTTGGCCCAGACCATCATGGTTGGGCCCCTGTCCTGGAGCACTGTCAGAGCCTGTCTTCAGTTAGTGCCTGAAGGTTAGGTTCAACTTcacaatggcattttttttgtcattccCATGACACCCATATCCTATTCAATCTGGCTCAGAAGGCCTGGCATCTTCTCACCCATGGCTACCTGAAAAATTTCCTAATTTTCATGGTCTTGGGTTAATTGTGTATCTCTTTTGGGAACTTGGACAAAATCTGGAGGCCAGGCTGGGGTAAAGATGTAATGGGGATCTATCCATGAAGATTGCTGCAGCTGAGGTGAAAAAGTCTGAAGCTGTGTGTAAATAGTCACCCCATTCCTAACTAATGCCAACTGCTTGGCCAAACAGCCAATGGAGCAATGATGTTTTTAaccaaaaaatgttttaagagtTCATGTTAGATGCCTGAATCCACAGCTAGGTACCCAACCAAGTATCTTGGTTTCCAGAGACAGCTGAAGATCTACTAACACAGCAGAGTAAGAGTCTTCTCTGCCAAGGATGACTCTTTCCATACTTTTCAGATGTACAGCGTACCTGAACCTGCTTTCTAGGTGcacctttttctcctcctctcccgTCACCAAGACCTTCCAGGTCAGGCACAGGGGTCAGACCACTGTGGAGGCACCATGGCTTCACAGGACTGTTTTGACATGGTGGAACTGCCATGGCTACAGGCCTTGTAGGGCTGAGAGACTTTTCCCTGTGGGCTTCTTGTGGTTTCCCTTCTTGCTAACACACACCCTTGTTTCCAAAGGTGGCTGAAGCCATGGAGATCATGCTGATAGCTGTTGTGTCCCCTCTCATCCGATGTGAGTGGCAGCTCCAAGACTGGCAGGTGGCTTTAGTGACAACAGTGAGTGACTCCCTGTTCCCCCCCAGACAGGTCATCCACCATGTGGTCATAGTCACGGGCACCACCATAGGTTTTGGAAAGCACATTTGCcagcaaaccaaacaaattcCTAGGGCCTCCTTACAGGGGCAAGAACAGTGCCATCAGCTGTAGACATCAGAAATCAAGCTGATGAGAGCAGATGTCCGTGCCCAGATGTGCTGATTTTGCACAGAGGAAGTAAtgccaaaggaaaagcaaatcccCACTTCCACATTCTTATTTTGAAAACCTTGCTATCCACCCCCAGCTTTGAGGGTTTCAGCAGTGGGTGCCTACACAAAGGAAGTCATCCCCTGAAAGCTGCTCGCTTGTGGTTCTGGATGCTGTAGTtcatcctgctgccctgagAACACACAGCTCACCCACAACtcaaagagcagagctgccccacgTAGCTGGGAATGGGCCCTCCACAGCTGTGTTTCAATTCCCCTCAGATGGTGTTTTTTGGCTACATGGTGTTCAGCATAGTGCTCGGGCTCCTGGCAGACAGGTACGGGCGCTGGAAGGTGAGTGGCTGCCGGGGGCGGCGCGTCCTCTTCCTGCGCTCCACAGGAGCCATGCACCTGGCTGAGCCTCGGCTCTAATGACCCTAATTCTTGCCCTTTGCAGAtactgctgctctccttcctctggGCAGCCTATTTCTCCCTGCTGACCTCGTTTGCCCCGTCCTACATCTGGTTTGTGTTCCTGCGGGCCATGGTGGGAGGTGGCGTGTCAGGCCACGCACAAGGGTAAGGCTGTGCCAGCCGCCCTCCCAGGGAATGTGATGGAGGGGCTGGAACGGGAAAGGGGGCCAAATTCCCACATCACCTTCGAACAAAACGCCTTTCTGTAATTTCACTGAATCCCAGTCAATTGACCTAATTTACAGTTCCCAAGGACTCCTGAGGCCTGGAATAGAGGGCGCAGCTGGTTTACATTAAACTGGTGACAGAGGGATTATTAAGCACATATAAAAACAATTAGACAGGTAACAGATATATAAAGGTTGCttcctccttaaaaaaaaaagtcataacAATTCTGCTTAAATAGAAAATTCTTTTTGAATTATGTAAAacattcccactgaaatcatATTTTTGTCTTGTTGGTGCAGAAAGGaggattttgggaggaaaaattCACAATATTAGCAACCACTTCACTAGGGgcctggaaaaattatttttttttttggttgactGTCTTatggaaacaaatgaaacatttcagtgcCTTCCATGGTTCCTCAAAGCCTGGTTGCTGCCCATAAAGGAAAGCCCCAAactgaacaaacaaacattCACCCAAAAGCCCTTTGCTGAAGGAAAGGACACTGGGGAGAGAGGTGCTGTTGGGAGGAGAAGTCACCTGCACCTGAGTCCTGcatctgctgagctgctggcactgcctccCTCATTCCCTGGCCATGGAGGCTGCTCGTGAGCCtcatgaaaatggaagaaaattggacattttctgaaacatttcccTGGCTGAGACAGAAGGAGACACTGAGGGTCTCTTCCCACATCTCTCTCTGTGTCCAGCTAAGGAAACACAATTCACATTGGCGGGACCTTGAGAGATGACTGTGTCATGAGCCCCCTGCCAAAGGGCACTCTAGCCATTTAAAAAGTAGAACagagttttctttatttcatggaaaaaaaatctgtttactaaaatgttaatttctatGAACATATCTATGCCTATGCTGACACCTCAGTCACCCTACAGGACCTTCCCATAGGTGTCCTGATGTATAGACTGCAGTGTTTATTTGCTTGTATGCCACAGCCATGGGCTGGAAAGGATTCATGCCCCGTGTTTCCCTTGCATGTAATTTGGTGCTGGAGTGGGAGGCATATTGGACAGGCATTCCTTGTCTCTGGGTGCTCAAGGTAGAAGATGGATGGTATTCATTCTACGAGTTGAGCTGAACTGTTACTTGATTTGTATAGAAATTCTCATTGCAactgtatttctgctttatctttccttttttgctaGACTTATCATAAAAACGGAATTTTTGCCCACCAAATACCGGGGATACATGTTGCCCTTATCTCAGGTAAGTGAGAACATCACTATTTCTTCTAGCTCTGAGTCCCAGGAGATTAGTCCCACTGTAGTTTGTAAGCCACACCCCCAGCACATCACCACTTCTCCCAGACTAATCCCACTTGGAGTCTGAGTCTGAGCGAGTGTCCACTTCCTCCTGTGCCTCAGACTGTGGCATCTGTGTTATTAAAGACATACACAGGAGAGAGGCAATATCTTCTCAAATTATTTGATGCTCCAAACATTGTAGAGGGACTTTGAGTGATGGCTGACACCCAGCCTCTTGGTTGTCCTATTGACAATGAGACTACCTGGTCTAATGGGGCCAGTGCTGATGGATTGGCAGGCACTGGAGCTAGTGGCATTCCCAGCCCACTCCCAGCTGACGTGTatcccccctctcccctcttTGGAGCCCCAGAAATAACAAGTGGTTTTTGCAGTGACTCCCAGGTGAGGTCCTAATCTGCTCCTCTCCATGCTCAGGTTCTGCCAGAGGCTTTGCCCAGGACGGGGTTAGCACAGATAGTCCCAAATCTGGCCTGACATGTGCTGGGAGGGTTGTGCCCACTTGCTGGGCCATTGCTTACTGCAGATTTCTGCAGTGGGCAGTTGCTGCATGTGCAGAGGATCAGTGGTGACACAACTGAGTGCACAAATTCATCCCACTGCTGAACCAAACTCTTTGTGTCAggaataatttgcttttccttgatCCCAGGGTGTCATTACCAAACTGTTATCAGAAATACAAAGATTTATGGAAGAACAATCTTGTATTTCTCCCCAGAAATTTGTTATTTCTGCCCACAGGCTATTCCTGAACTTGCTACAGCTTTTGTGATTTGTGTTGGTTTAACTCCCCTGGGTGTTCCCTGGAAAGGGATGTGTCTCCTAATGGCAACAAGTGAACTTCAGAAAAGAACGTACTTGCAGATCAGAGGCCAGATTCTCTGTTGGTATAGCTTGGCATTGAGTCTACTGGAGAGCTACCAACTTTCAGCCATGGAAATCTGGCCTGGTTTTGCCTTCTGAGCTTGTaaatctgctgctttcctgcagagACCTAGATAACAGGAAAATTCATCAGCATGAGCATTCACAGAGACATGACTGGAAGGACAAAAGCGGTGGCTTTAAGTACAATTGCACACACAGCAAATTATTGTTTTTTACCTGGAGCTAATAAGACTACCTTCACTGTCACTCCCCAAACTCTTGTCTTCCCCTCTTTCCTCCCACCCAAGTCCAGCCCTCAGACAGCCACAGGATGGCTCATTTGAACCTCAGCATTCCCTAGCACAGTTCCCCATCTATCCACAGAACCAGACCAGAAGGGAAGAAGATAAATCATTGCCATGTGTTCGTGCCCTAACCCCTTTCTTTCCCTCGGGAAGGTGTTTTGGTTGGCAGGATCCTTGCTAATCATTGGCCTGGCATCAGTGGTGAACCCAACCATTGGCTGGCGGTGGTTGATCAGAATTGCCTCCATCCCTGGCATTCTTCTCATTCTGGTGTTCAAGGTAGGAAGATCTCCGCTCCCCACACCCTGCTGTACTGCCACTGCCTTGATGTCTCCCCAGGTACCATTGCCCTCCACCCCCTTCATCCTAGGGCTCGTGtcctcttttctccccttcaGTCCTCTCACATAGCAGCTTCAGGTAAGGTCCTAaagtcctggcagggctgcagaccGGCTGTTGGGGAGATGCTGCCTTGCTGGTGATGGCCTGGCTTTACTGATCTGCTGTAGCCTTCCAGCAGCCCAGGTTCCAGTGTCCAGGCTGCCAGCAGTACCCAGGGATTGTGGAAACAGGCCAGGCACCAAGAGGAAGACTGGCTAGACAGcttatgaaaaaaatgacaaataataCCTTCAGTCTAATGCTGGGCACCAGCACACACTCTTCAGTCTTTGCATTTTTTAGGGCTGAGGAAAGAATCCTCAGTAAATTGTTCACAGAGTGCCAGAGTCAACCGCAGGTTTCCCCAGGTGTCCTTCTACTTCAGCAAAATCAGCCTTGGATGTGAGAACCATCTGATTTGTGGAGGGTGATGTGGAAAATCCCTGCTTACAGTGCTCATgggcactgcagtgctgagttGAGGCTGGTGGAGGCTATGCAGGTGTAAaagctcttcctgcagctgagTGATTGCACAAGTCCATCTGGGGTGCTACCTGGGCAGGCAAATGTAAGACGGCTGTGGGTGTACACTCGTATAACCTGGATGTTTAGTTTCCCTGATTATTTTTGCCAGAAAAATTGGATAGCAAAAGTTTGtaatccaggggaaaaaaagacagagttAGTATACATACCTTTAAAAAAGTAATCTTTAATTCATATTTGAGTGAAACAGATGTAGCTGTTTATAATTTAATAGAGCcaccatttaataaaaaaagtattttattttggaaagagcACCAAATGCTAATGATGAGTTACATTTCAAccacttcttcctttttattaaaaCGGCTTTGTTGTACCTTCCAAGACTTTTGCTTGAGAAAGTAATATCTGCCTCATCTCATTTTAGTATGTCAATTAATTCAGGATTGTTTTTGTTAAACCTGTGTCTTTGGGTTTCAACTTTCGGAAGCACTTGACACAGATGGCTCAGTGGCAGACCCCTGGGAGCCAGACCAACAAATGGGTTTGTTGGTATGGGTGAGCCCCCCAGCATGGGGAATGGGGGGCTGGGGCACACGGGGTACcccagggcatggctggggACAAGAACAGGCAaaaggctgctccagctcatggagtgccctgtgcccacctgAGCAGGCTCCTGGGTGTGGTGTGAAGCTGTGAGTAGCACAAGAGAGGTGCAGAAAggcttcctgctctgctttcagttCATCCCAGAGTCGGCGCGGTACAACGTGTCCACGGGAAACACGGGGGCTGCGCTGGCCACGCTGCAGAGGATAGCCGGGATGAACGGGGCAGCCCTGCCCGAGGGCCAGCTGAGGGAGCCTGCCAAGGTGAGTCAGGCTGTCCTGCCCATccaccccaggcagggctgctggcatctGAGCTTCAGGGAAGGAGCCAACCAGGGACTGCCAGCCACATCTTGCTCTGCCTCTCTTGTCCTCCTTGCCTCGCTCTTTTCCAAACAACTGCTGAAAGCGATGTCGGTTTACTTTTGGAGAAACAGTAATCTTGGCCTTCAAAATGGAATggagttttctgctttttttttgctcctcaGTTTGTGTTTGCTCAGAAAAATATTGggctaagaaaatattttcctcctttacCATGGCAAAGCATGCTGTTCCTTATTGCCCACCTATCCTACATGGGTGTTCCCTCAGAGAACATGAGATGCCATAAGATCTGTCCATTGGGGTCTCTCTCAGGGCTGTGACTGGGCAGGCTGCAAGGATCCCTGCCATGAGATAAACCCAGTGCTCCCAGAAGcttctcccagcccctggcctGGCTTGTCCACTGTGTCCCAGGACCCCAGATGCCGGAGTGTGGAGCCACAGACCAGCAGAAGAGGGTCAAAGCTGGAGAGACCATTTCACAGATATTACCACCTGTACCtgtgagcagctgagcagctcgGGAGTGGATTGCTGCTGGACTGAAATGCCCAAAACCATGagtgggtgctgcaggggtggcagtCTCCCCCTCTCACCCAGTCTGGGCCCTGCTGACTGGTGGGTGGGAGGACTTAGGTGGCTCCTTTCACCCCCAAGACAGGAAGATTAGACAAATCCATTGTTCAGGGCCTCAAAATTACCCAGTTCTTTTAAATCCCTTTCCTGGATCTTTTTCCTGCGTATTCAATCCCACAGGCACCAAGTATTGTCCTTAGCAATTCATGCAACATGGTGCTATTGTATTGGAATTAGTCAGGATTAAAGCTTCCCTgtaatttaattgaatttatgtAATGGACCACATTGGATGTGGGAAGggttttttattagttttgcCCTCTCTCAGGCTTAACCaatgaggaggaaaatgaaaatgaagtcAATCCACACCATCCCTATGAACTTGTCTCCCCTCAgcagtgggatcctggggagcagcaggccAGGCAGGACCCCCAGTGCCTGCCAGTCTCTGCTCACTGGCACCTCAGGCATCCAAGGAAGATGTGTGTGTCCAGAAGCTTGCTTTACAGGCCGAGCAGCATgtggggcagtgggagctgaCAGAAGCCCCAGCAATGCTGCCCCCCCCAACAGCAACCAGGGCCCCCTCTGGCACCATCATGGTCACAATGGGACCAGACTGCTCGAATCTGGGGGGTCCTATGGGGCCAGGAGAGCTCAGGAtgtcctctcctcccctcctccatcCTTTGCAGTGCAGCTTCCTGGGGGTATCTTTTAGGAAGCAGGGCTTTGCTCTCTGGAGTTTTGATGGGGGCTGTGTTGCCCCATTTGTGATTCTGTCTGTGCCACaagcagcctggggacagggggagcACAGGAGGGCCCAGCTTGCCAACTGCTCTCCCAGAACACTTGCTCCTGTATAAAAGATGCATTTATAGAAACTTCTATTTCTATTGTATGATTTTCAGGAAAGAAGGGGAAGATTCAAGGACCTCATCCACCCCAAATACCTCAGAACTACTTTGCAGATATGGATCATatggtaaatttttttttttcttgcttatcCCCTCATTCTCTTGATTGACAGTGTGCAGGAAGCAAAAGTCTTGCACAGATTCTGACTGTAACAGGACACTACTCTGCCTGTGatggtggctgcagctggaggaacaTGGATCACCATAGGTTGGTCCTGTTTCAGACCACATCTCAGACGCTGGTTGCTGTTAACTTGGGCAGAAAAGGGCTGGACTTCCAGGATGGTGCTACTGAGTCCTTCCTCAGGACAGGGAGGCTCTGGGAGCCAGGGGAGAACCaaggggcagagcccagccctgactgcagcaggatcagctgtgtgtctgtggctctccttccctgcttgGGGTAAACTTGCTCTCCCCAAGGATGGCTGAAGGACCTGTGAGACAAGGCTCTGACAGAAACACTTGCACCATTACCAGTGCTACTGGCTGGGGGAAAGTAAGATTGAGGAGACAGGTTTCATATGCAGTGTTCCCAGAAGCTGTATGCAAGAGTAATGCATGTTTCATTGACACTGCTGTCTGGAATGGAAATGTGTAAGTAATAGATCTGTGGGAATCCATTGACCCAAAATGTTGTGAAGTCAGGCCTTGaatttttaatgggttttttccccttgatttctatgaattttatgaaatatctttttggttttttatctttctttatcTCCTAGTCTTCCCA from Ficedula albicollis isolate OC2 chromosome 1A, FicAlb1.5, whole genome shotgun sequence carries:
- the SVOPL gene encoding putative transporter SVOPL — encoded protein: MATAPKEAENAIGLEEIHEERQEPPKVQKTFTVEEAVETIGFGRFHIMLFLIMGSTGVAEAMEIMLIAVVSPLIRCEWQLQDWQVALVTTMVFFGYMVFSIVLGLLADRYGRWKILLLSFLWAAYFSLLTSFAPSYIWFVFLRAMVGGGVSGHAQGLIIKTEFLPTKYRGYMLPLSQVFWLAGSLLIIGLASVVNPTIGWRWLIRIASIPGILLILVFKFIPESARYNVSTGNTGAALATLQRIAGMNGAALPEGQLREPAKERRGRFKDLIHPKYLRTTLQIWIIWLGIAFAYYGVILASAELLERDLVCGSAAPPLQDSSDGSEESHSPCHCHLFGPAAYQTMIISTAGEIALNPVNILSINLLGRRLSLCITMGCTALFFLLLNICTSSAGMVGFLFMLRALVSANFNTIYIYTAEVYPTTMRALGMGTSGSLCRVGAMVAPFISQVLMSASFVGALCLFSSVCIICAISAVTLPIETKGRALQQVK